A region from the Halosolutus gelatinilyticus genome encodes:
- a CDS encoding DUF2797 domain-containing protein: MQLVGYEPSGRGSAMLVSDGGAVDRVALEAGNVLSYSLGTRHCAGTIDDGQHVPCDRPAAPYCEYHTSTWICARCTGTCLKDEMDCYEEHAVYIAAFAPDTFKVGVTKHRRLETRLREQGADRAAHVHTVSNGRIAREIEAEIAARLVDRVRTDAKVDALASEVDETAWEAVLEAFDVIDRYAFDHGIDVDVRPVRETIASGTVVGVKGRLLVVERGGTTYAVDMRDLVGYELDEGTTEKRLQSSLGSFG, translated from the coding sequence GTGCAACTGGTGGGCTACGAGCCGAGCGGTCGCGGGTCGGCGATGCTGGTGAGCGACGGCGGTGCCGTCGACCGCGTGGCGCTCGAGGCCGGGAACGTGCTCTCGTACTCGCTCGGGACCCGCCACTGCGCCGGGACGATCGACGACGGCCAGCACGTCCCCTGCGATCGGCCGGCGGCACCGTACTGCGAGTACCATACGAGCACCTGGATCTGCGCCCGGTGCACCGGAACCTGCCTGAAAGACGAGATGGACTGTTACGAGGAGCACGCGGTGTACATCGCGGCGTTCGCGCCCGACACGTTCAAGGTCGGCGTGACCAAACACCGCCGCCTCGAAACCCGGCTGCGAGAACAGGGGGCCGATCGCGCGGCCCACGTTCACACCGTCTCGAACGGTCGCATCGCCCGCGAGATCGAGGCCGAGATCGCCGCCCGGCTGGTCGATCGCGTCCGGACCGACGCGAAGGTCGACGCCCTTGCGAGCGAGGTCGACGAAACCGCCTGGGAGGCGGTGCTCGAAGCGTTCGACGTCATCGATCGGTACGCGTTCGACCACGGGATCGACGTCGACGTCCGCCCGGTTCGCGAGACGATCGCCTCCGGGACCGTCGTCGGCGTGAAGGGGCGACTACTCGTGGTCGAACGCGGCGGCACGACGTACGCGGTCGACATGCGCGATCTGGTGGGCTACGAACTCGACGAGGGGACGACGGAAAAGCGACTGCAGTCGTCGCTCGGGTCGTTCGGGTGA
- a CDS encoding ribonuclease P protein component 4, which translates to MSIAAERIDRLHDLARAAAAEGKDDRARYYVRLARRVAERNRLTLPREFRRFTCDECDAYLRPGKNARVRLQNGHVVITCDCGAHARYPYRE; encoded by the coding sequence ATGAGCATCGCCGCCGAGCGGATCGATCGCCTCCACGACCTCGCTCGAGCGGCGGCCGCCGAGGGGAAGGACGATCGGGCGCGCTACTACGTCCGTCTCGCTCGCCGTGTCGCGGAGCGAAATCGGCTCACGCTACCGCGGGAGTTCAGACGGTTCACCTGCGACGAGTGCGACGCGTACCTCCGGCCCGGGAAGAACGCCCGCGTCAGGCTGCAGAACGGACACGTGGTGATCACCTGCGACTGCGGCGCCCACGCCCGGTATCCGTATCGGGAGTGA
- a CDS encoding DMT family transporter → MESGSTPQTVLATMSTYLFALAPLAAAALWGGLYVVSKWGFDTVPPLTLAFLRVVVGATALLTVVRLTYPRRRFSRRDLAGFVALGGAVAASLATQFLGTALTTASQGSLITVLTPIFTIVLGVTILDERLSKRLLVGVLLATGGTIVVLTGQYDPSELAGAATTGILMLLLASATWALYTVWGKPLIDRYSALETATYSCVAAVPMLAVLVPLEVAVTDASLRSIEPTPELLVAILYLGLLGTAAAWYLWYKGMEYVDASVISAFFFAQPIVGALFGATLLGESLGSRFVLGGAIMAAGVYLVSTTRAAS, encoded by the coding sequence ATGGAGTCGGGTTCGACTCCGCAGACCGTGTTGGCGACGATGTCGACCTATCTGTTCGCGCTGGCGCCGCTGGCCGCGGCCGCCCTGTGGGGCGGACTCTACGTCGTGAGCAAGTGGGGCTTCGATACCGTGCCGCCGCTGACGCTCGCGTTTCTGCGCGTCGTCGTCGGCGCGACCGCGTTGCTCACCGTGGTTCGCCTGACGTACCCGAGACGTCGGTTCTCCCGGCGCGATCTGGCTGGATTCGTCGCGCTCGGCGGAGCGGTCGCCGCCTCCCTGGCCACCCAGTTTCTCGGCACGGCGCTAACGACGGCGAGCCAGGGCTCGCTCATCACCGTGCTGACGCCGATCTTCACGATCGTCCTCGGCGTGACGATCCTCGACGAACGACTCTCGAAGCGCCTGCTGGTCGGCGTTCTGCTCGCCACCGGCGGAACGATCGTCGTACTGACCGGCCAGTACGATCCGTCGGAACTGGCCGGCGCCGCGACCACGGGGATCCTCATGCTCCTGCTCGCGAGCGCGACCTGGGCGCTGTACACCGTCTGGGGCAAACCGCTGATCGATCGCTATTCCGCGCTCGAGACGGCGACGTACTCCTGCGTCGCCGCCGTCCCGATGCTCGCGGTCCTGGTCCCGCTGGAGGTCGCGGTGACCGACGCCTCGCTGCGATCGATCGAGCCCACGCCCGAACTGCTCGTCGCGATCCTCTACCTCGGCCTGCTCGGGACGGCCGCGGCGTGGTATCTCTGGTACAAGGGAATGGAGTACGTCGACGCGAGCGTCATCTCGGCGTTTTTCTTCGCCCAGCCGATCGTCGGCGCGCTCTTCGGCGCGACCCTGCTCGGTGAATCGCTGGGTTCCCGGTTCGTCCTCGGCGGCGCCATCATGGCCGCCGGGGTGTACCTCGTTTCGACGACGCGAGCCGCGTCGTGA
- a CDS encoding phosphatase PAP2 family protein: protein MLEEVLARLVAVVTVMLLVGIAAFVGRYRLRDTRREWKTRVREVVPITVVLASVLLFNSVARQIVPDLSWMFGWNLTEPIYELEGEFVLWLQSYATPEVTAFFSFTYIYGYVFLLVFPVVAYFALSNTRPLRELLTAYTLNYAIGLVLYVLVIAYGPRNMMPEVVALLYDTYPEYQHLTRQVNRNTNVFPSLHASLASTVALLAWKTRRVYPKWAAVAVVLAICVSLSTMYLGIHWAIDVIAGIGLGYVSVDLAGHLVGRWSLSARVTRWREKRRAVDAALPDSEN from the coding sequence ATGCTTGAGGAAGTGCTCGCTCGGCTGGTCGCGGTCGTCACCGTCATGCTCCTCGTCGGGATCGCCGCGTTCGTCGGACGGTATCGGCTCCGAGATACCCGACGGGAGTGGAAGACACGCGTTCGAGAGGTCGTCCCGATCACCGTCGTCCTCGCGAGCGTGTTGCTGTTCAACAGCGTCGCCAGGCAGATCGTCCCCGACCTCTCGTGGATGTTCGGCTGGAACCTGACCGAGCCCATCTACGAGCTCGAAGGCGAGTTCGTCCTCTGGCTGCAGTCGTACGCGACCCCGGAAGTGACGGCCTTCTTCTCGTTCACCTACATCTACGGCTACGTCTTCCTGCTCGTCTTCCCGGTAGTGGCGTACTTCGCGCTCTCGAACACCCGGCCGCTCCGGGAGCTTCTGACGGCGTACACGCTCAACTACGCGATCGGACTGGTGCTGTACGTGCTCGTCATCGCCTACGGGCCGCGAAACATGATGCCCGAAGTCGTGGCCCTGCTGTACGACACCTACCCCGAGTACCAGCACCTCACCCGGCAGGTCAACCGCAACACCAACGTCTTTCCGTCCCTGCACGCCTCGCTCGCGTCGACCGTCGCCTTGCTCGCGTGGAAGACGCGGCGGGTCTATCCGAAATGGGCTGCCGTCGCGGTCGTCCTCGCGATCTGCGTCTCGCTCTCGACGATGTATCTGGGCATTCACTGGGCGATCGACGTGATCGCGGGGATCGGGCTCGGCTACGTCAGCGTCGACCTCGCCGGCCACCTCGTCGGTCGCTGGTCGCTGTCGGCGCGCGTCACGAGGTGGCGGGAAAAGCGCAGGGCGGTGGATGCGGCGCTTCCGGATTCGGAGAACTGA
- a CDS encoding ABC transporter substrate-binding protein — MNRDSTTPVDGVSRRSVLAAGAAGLTLSTSGCIDRVQSVVDDEGTEQLSISILTVPADGDRENVQLARHLEENLEAVGVDVSIDMRSRSEVLETVLIEHDFDCYVGTHPTSDDPDFLYEALHSTYASEAGWQNPFGFTSIAFDALLEEQRRTDGEARRRNVGEVLNALAQEKPFDPICVPDAYRIARTDRFEGWDGGHLGTRHGYLGLKPTANVDRLHALLTDSRPSRNVNPLSAPYRDQGPTIGLLYDSLVTVRDGSYEPWLAESWEWREPDENATENELATATIALREGCVFHDGEPVTARDVAFTYRFLGDTALGRANAPSPAPRYRSHAAAIERVKIEGDHRLTIGVSTGTEAGTRALAVPILPKHRWEAQVLDRSDGGDFSAPQGEWGLVTMDNLPPTGSGPYRYADHAEREHLTLVRFEDHFTRRENVDQPEAPVEELRFTVDPGSKSSIKRIDSGDADVTASRLGAHAIVEIPDGSDLTRLESPSQTFYLLGFNTRTSPFSNSHFRRAVAQLLDKASLVENVFDDHARPLATPVSDEWTPEELAWNGQDPVTPFFGTDGELDVERARRTFEGAGFRYDDRGRLLSRH, encoded by the coding sequence ATGAATCGAGATTCGACCACTCCCGTTGACGGCGTCAGCAGACGGTCGGTCCTCGCCGCAGGCGCGGCCGGACTCACCCTCTCGACCAGTGGCTGTATCGATCGCGTCCAGAGCGTCGTCGACGACGAGGGAACCGAGCAACTTTCGATCTCCATCCTGACGGTCCCCGCGGACGGAGACAGGGAGAACGTCCAGCTCGCCCGCCATCTCGAGGAGAACCTCGAGGCGGTGGGCGTAGACGTCTCCATCGACATGCGATCGCGGTCCGAAGTGCTGGAGACGGTATTGATCGAGCACGACTTCGACTGCTACGTCGGCACGCATCCCACCAGTGATGATCCGGACTTCCTCTACGAGGCCCTCCACTCGACGTACGCGAGCGAAGCCGGCTGGCAGAACCCCTTCGGGTTCACCAGCATCGCCTTCGACGCACTGCTCGAAGAACAGCGGCGAACCGACGGCGAGGCGCGCCGACGAAACGTCGGCGAAGTCCTGAACGCGCTGGCCCAGGAGAAGCCCTTCGATCCGATCTGCGTTCCGGACGCGTACCGGATCGCCAGAACGGATCGATTCGAGGGCTGGGACGGCGGCCACCTCGGGACGCGCCACGGCTACCTTGGCCTGAAGCCGACGGCCAACGTCGATCGGCTCCACGCGCTGCTCACCGACTCCCGGCCGTCGCGGAACGTGAACCCCCTCTCGGCGCCCTATCGCGATCAGGGACCGACGATCGGCCTGCTGTACGACTCGCTCGTGACCGTCCGCGACGGATCCTACGAGCCCTGGCTCGCCGAGTCCTGGGAGTGGCGCGAGCCGGACGAGAACGCGACCGAGAACGAACTGGCGACGGCGACGATCGCGCTCCGCGAGGGCTGTGTCTTCCACGACGGCGAGCCCGTCACCGCGCGGGACGTCGCCTTCACCTACCGATTCCTCGGAGACACGGCTCTCGGCCGAGCCAACGCCCCGTCGCCCGCGCCGCGGTACCGCAGTCACGCGGCGGCCATCGAGCGGGTCAAGATCGAGGGCGACCACCGACTCACGATCGGCGTCTCGACCGGAACCGAGGCCGGGACCCGCGCGTTGGCGGTGCCGATCCTCCCGAAACACCGGTGGGAAGCGCAGGTCCTCGATCGGTCCGACGGCGGGGACTTCTCGGCACCCCAAGGCGAGTGGGGGCTCGTCACGATGGACAACCTTCCCCCGACCGGCAGCGGCCCGTACCGGTACGCGGACCACGCCGAGCGCGAACACCTGACGCTCGTGCGCTTCGAGGATCACTTTACGCGCCGGGAGAACGTCGACCAGCCGGAAGCGCCCGTCGAGGAACTCCGGTTCACCGTGGACCCGGGCAGCAAGTCCTCGATCAAGCGCATCGATAGCGGCGATGCCGACGTCACCGCCTCTCGCCTCGGCGCCCACGCGATCGTGGAGATCCCGGACGGGTCCGACTTGACGCGGCTGGAGTCGCCGTCGCAGACGTTCTACCTCCTCGGGTTCAATACGCGAACGTCGCCGTTCAGCAACTCGCACTTCCGCCGGGCGGTCGCGCAACTGCTCGACAAGGCGTCGCTCGTCGAGAACGTCTTCGACGACCACGCGCGGCCCCTGGCGACGCCCGTCTCCGACGAGTGGACGCCCGAGGAGCTCGCGTGGAACGGGCAGGACCCCGTGACGCCGTTTTTCGGCACCGACGGCGAACTCGACGTCGAACGAGCGAGACGAACGTTCGAGGGGGCAGGCTTCAGGTACGACGACCGGGGCCGGCTCCTGAGCCGGCACTGA
- a CDS encoding ABC transporter substrate-binding protein, whose amino-acid sequence MAERRTGGSEAGYSRRAMLAAAGGLTVATSGCVRQVRSIVNRDDIEQLSLTITTRPADGDRESIQLAREIAAVFDAVGADVSIEMRSNEEVNRAILFNYDFDVYVGQHPGGTDPDFLYEALHSLYADESGWQNPFGFTNLHVDELLEEQRRVDPADRDEAVADALEAIALEQPFVPICVPEEHRLVRTDRFDGWGDRHPATGPGYLGLDPSDGVDGIRAAHTDARPSENANPIMAEYRDLEAFVDLLYDPLAIEIDGELTAWAAESWDWNDGTLAVTLRDDLRFHDDDALDASDVAFTYRFLADTTLGEGVSPSPSPRYRGRTSAVDADAIEFDDDEGRVELPVDANRPVAERALTVPILPEHVWKPRSAAADLPGVRVAQGTTEAVVTDNWPPIGSGPFRFSSRSEREHVTLERFDDHFTRRSGVELPEPTVETVRFQIDPRSTSAIELVNTNEADITSDALETYVLDGVEETDDTRLLESPSWTFYHLGFNARKAPFSNPRFRRVVARLLDKAWLVEEVFHGHARPIATPVPEEWTPGSLEWNGEDPETPFLGTDGTGALDVEAARSAFEEAGFRYAADGTLRVRQ is encoded by the coding sequence ATGGCCGAGAGACGGACGGGCGGTTCCGAGGCCGGGTACAGTCGGCGGGCGATGCTCGCGGCGGCGGGCGGGTTGACGGTCGCCACCAGCGGCTGCGTTCGGCAGGTTCGCAGTATCGTCAACCGGGACGACATCGAGCAGCTCTCGCTCACGATCACGACGCGGCCCGCCGACGGCGATCGGGAGAGCATCCAGCTCGCGCGGGAGATCGCCGCCGTCTTCGACGCCGTCGGCGCCGACGTCTCGATCGAGATGCGGTCGAACGAGGAGGTCAACCGGGCGATCCTGTTCAACTACGACTTCGACGTCTACGTGGGACAACACCCCGGCGGAACCGATCCGGACTTCCTTTACGAGGCGTTGCACTCGCTCTACGCCGACGAATCCGGCTGGCAGAACCCCTTCGGCTTCACGAACCTGCACGTGGACGAGTTGCTCGAGGAACAGCGGCGGGTCGATCCGGCCGATCGGGACGAAGCGGTGGCCGACGCGCTCGAGGCGATCGCCCTCGAACAGCCGTTCGTGCCGATCTGCGTCCCCGAAGAGCACCGGCTGGTCCGGACCGATCGGTTCGATGGCTGGGGCGATCGCCACCCCGCGACCGGCCCCGGCTATCTCGGCCTCGATCCGAGCGACGGCGTCGACGGGATCCGAGCGGCCCACACGGACGCCCGACCCTCGGAGAACGCCAACCCGATCATGGCCGAATACCGCGATTTGGAGGCGTTCGTCGATCTGCTGTACGACCCGCTCGCGATCGAAATCGACGGCGAACTGACGGCCTGGGCGGCCGAGTCGTGGGACTGGAACGACGGCACGCTCGCGGTGACGCTCCGAGATGACCTTCGGTTTCACGACGACGACGCCCTCGACGCCTCGGACGTCGCGTTCACCTACCGGTTCCTCGCGGACACCACACTCGGCGAGGGGGTGAGCCCGTCGCCATCGCCCCGGTACCGCGGGCGAACGTCGGCCGTCGACGCGGACGCGATCGAGTTCGACGACGACGAGGGCCGCGTCGAACTGCCCGTCGACGCGAACCGACCCGTCGCCGAGCGCGCGCTGACCGTCCCGATCCTGCCGGAACACGTCTGGAAGCCGCGATCGGCGGCCGCGGACCTGCCCGGCGTCCGCGTCGCCCAGGGGACGACGGAGGCGGTCGTCACGGACAACTGGCCGCCGATCGGGAGCGGCCCCTTCCGGTTTTCGAGCCGAAGCGAGCGCGAACACGTCACCCTCGAACGGTTCGACGACCACTTCACGCGCCGCTCGGGCGTCGAACTTCCCGAACCGACCGTGGAGACGGTCCGCTTCCAGATCGATCCGCGGAGCACGTCCGCGATCGAACTCGTCAACACGAACGAAGCGGACATCACCAGCGACGCGCTGGAAACGTACGTCCTCGACGGCGTCGAGGAGACGGACGACACGCGACTGCTCGAGTCGCCGTCGTGGACGTTCTACCACCTCGGCTTCAACGCGCGGAAAGCGCCGTTCTCCAACCCCCGGTTCAGGCGCGTCGTCGCGCGGCTGCTCGACAAGGCGTGGCTCGTCGAGGAGGTGTTCCACGGCCACGCCCGACCGATCGCGACGCCCGTTCCCGAGGAGTGGACGCCCGGCAGCCTCGAGTGGAACGGTGAAGACCCCGAAACGCCGTTTCTCGGAACCGACGGGACCGGCGCCCTCGACGTCGAGGCGGCGCGATCGGCGTTCGAGGAGGCCGGGTTCAGATACGCCGCCGACGGGACGCTCCGGGTGAGACAGTAA
- a CDS encoding glycosyltransferase family 4 protein: MRVLNYLELPSVLERSGISTAAAQQRTALSRIAEESDREGDLAVVTDPWNGSARTLPARLTRGESPIVDYDVAHCHAIGPGSLAIARHARRTGRPLVLHAHVTREDFRDSFRGSNALSGPLGRYLRRFYSQADLVCCPSERTKTRLESYPVDAPISPITNGVDRASLAGYERFREPGRDRFDLDGLVVFAVGNVFERKGLSTFCRLARRTPYEFVWFGPYDRGPLASRTVRRWTADPPDNVTFTGWVEDKRIAFGAGDVFCFPTHEENQGIAVLEAMACGKPVVLRDIPVFDEFYTDGVDCLKCATEREFREAIDRLAADPALRRRLGKRARETAAEHDLGTVGRRLLDCYQRVARTDPAD; encoded by the coding sequence GTGCGCGTGCTCAACTATCTCGAACTGCCGTCGGTTCTCGAGCGAAGCGGCATCTCGACGGCCGCGGCCCAGCAGCGGACCGCCCTCTCGCGGATCGCCGAGGAGTCCGATCGCGAGGGCGACCTCGCGGTCGTCACCGATCCCTGGAACGGCTCCGCGAGAACGCTCCCGGCGCGACTGACCCGCGGCGAGTCGCCGATCGTCGACTACGACGTCGCACACTGTCACGCCATCGGTCCCGGGTCGCTCGCGATCGCCCGCCACGCGAGGCGAACTGGGCGGCCGCTCGTGTTGCACGCCCACGTCACCCGCGAGGACTTCCGGGACAGTTTCCGGGGGTCGAACGCGCTCTCGGGTCCGCTCGGCCGGTACCTGCGCCGGTTCTACTCGCAGGCCGATCTGGTCTGCTGTCCGAGCGAGCGGACGAAAACCCGCCTCGAATCGTACCCGGTCGACGCGCCGATTAGCCCGATCACGAACGGGGTCGACCGGGCGTCGCTCGCGGGGTACGAACGGTTTCGCGAGCCCGGTCGCGATCGGTTCGACCTCGACGGCCTCGTCGTCTTCGCCGTCGGCAACGTCTTCGAGCGGAAGGGCCTGTCGACGTTCTGCCGGCTCGCGCGCCGGACGCCGTACGAGTTCGTTTGGTTCGGCCCGTACGATCGCGGTCCGCTGGCGAGCCGAACCGTCAGACGGTGGACGGCCGATCCGCCCGACAACGTGACGTTTACGGGCTGGGTCGAGGACAAGCGGATCGCATTCGGCGCGGGCGACGTCTTCTGTTTCCCCACGCACGAGGAGAACCAGGGGATCGCGGTCCTCGAGGCGATGGCCTGCGGGAAACCGGTCGTGCTCCGGGACATCCCCGTCTTCGACGAGTTCTACACCGACGGCGTGGACTGTCTCAAGTGCGCGACCGAACGGGAGTTCCGCGAGGCCATCGATCGACTCGCCGCCGATCCGGCCCTCCGTCGGCGACTCGGGAAGCGTGCGCGGGAAACCGCCGCCGAACACGACCTCGGGACCGTCGGACGGCGACTCCTCGACTGCTACCAGCGGGTCGCGCGAACCGATCCCGCCGACTAA
- a CDS encoding phosphatase PAP2 family protein, whose protein sequence is MLAEVLARVVAVVGVALPLAIAIFVGLERLKRTHTEWRARLRTSAPVIVILSIVLVCNRIMRRAGPSISRDIGIHVNFYEIEGEFVLLFQRIASSEMNTYFTVAYVYGYTFLLIFPVIAYFALSNTRPFRRLLTAYSLNYAIGVVLYVLIVAYGPRNYMPELVSETMLYDNSPQFQYLTQEVNDRRNVFPSLHTSLSMTVACFAYATRDEYPSWLPVAVGLALSIVVSTMYLGIHWGIDVAAGIALALVSVAASDRLVDRWSLRDLRDAVASVRTTVDRQLDR, encoded by the coding sequence ATGCTCGCGGAAGTACTGGCGCGAGTCGTCGCCGTCGTCGGGGTAGCGCTACCGCTCGCGATCGCGATCTTCGTCGGCCTCGAGCGCCTCAAGCGGACTCACACGGAGTGGAGAGCCCGACTCCGGACGAGTGCACCGGTCATCGTCATCCTGTCCATCGTCCTCGTGTGCAATCGGATCATGAGACGGGCCGGCCCGTCGATCTCCCGCGATATCGGGATCCACGTGAATTTCTACGAGATCGAAGGGGAGTTCGTCCTGCTCTTCCAGCGGATCGCATCCTCGGAGATGAACACCTACTTCACCGTCGCCTACGTGTACGGCTACACCTTCCTGCTCATCTTTCCCGTCATCGCGTACTTCGCGCTATCGAACACGCGACCGTTCCGGCGACTGCTGACGGCCTACTCGCTCAACTACGCGATCGGGGTCGTGCTCTACGTCCTCATCGTCGCGTACGGCCCCCGGAACTACATGCCCGAGCTGGTGTCCGAGACGATGCTGTACGACAACAGCCCACAGTTCCAGTACCTCACCCAGGAGGTCAACGACCGCCGGAACGTCTTTCCCTCGCTGCACACCTCGCTGTCGATGACGGTCGCCTGCTTCGCCTACGCGACCCGCGACGAGTACCCGTCGTGGCTTCCCGTCGCCGTCGGGCTCGCCCTCAGCATCGTCGTCTCGACGATGTACCTCGGCATCCACTGGGGGATCGACGTCGCCGCCGGAATCGCGCTCGCGCTCGTCTCCGTCGCCGCGTCGGATCGACTGGTCGATCGGTGGTCGCTGCGGGACCTCCGTGACGCGGTCGCGTCCGTCCGAACGACGGTCGACCGACAGCTGGATCGGTAG
- a CDS encoding helix-turn-helix domain-containing protein, with protein sequence MIELALTVRQCDCPLSAASAVHDVAFVTPHWHYHHDRSQLELRVLAEGSDRTAVERGLDVIRTHEETDAFELLAKQGPTARARVTMGTTTMMGTVVEHDGYLTGPFENVDGSERWAIGFDDEAAVDGALEAFETHDDEYEIRSRRRLDPATVLEDVRAGGVGATVLEGARRLTATERETIRRAVGAGYYDVPREATLGDLADEFGISDAAVSKTLRRAEGKLLGPTVAALASSDRDDRTRVD encoded by the coding sequence ATGATCGAACTCGCGCTGACGGTTCGGCAGTGCGATTGCCCGTTGAGCGCGGCGAGCGCCGTCCACGACGTGGCGTTCGTGACCCCCCACTGGCACTACCACCACGATCGATCCCAGCTCGAACTCCGCGTCCTCGCCGAGGGGAGCGATCGGACGGCCGTCGAGCGCGGTCTGGACGTGATCCGAACCCACGAGGAGACGGACGCCTTCGAACTCCTCGCGAAACAGGGGCCCACGGCGCGGGCGCGGGTCACGATGGGGACGACGACGATGATGGGGACGGTCGTCGAGCACGACGGCTACCTCACTGGCCCGTTCGAGAACGTCGACGGGAGCGAACGGTGGGCGATCGGCTTCGACGACGAAGCCGCCGTCGACGGGGCGCTCGAGGCGTTCGAGACGCACGACGACGAGTACGAGATCCGATCGCGGCGGCGGCTCGATCCGGCCACGGTCCTCGAAGACGTCCGCGCCGGCGGCGTCGGCGCGACGGTGCTCGAGGGGGCGCGCCGGCTGACGGCGACCGAGCGGGAGACGATCCGCCGCGCCGTCGGCGCGGGCTACTACGACGTGCCCCGCGAGGCGACGCTCGGCGACCTCGCCGACGAGTTCGGAATCTCGGACGCCGCCGTCTCGAAGACGCTCCGTCGCGCCGAGGGGAAGCTTCTGGGACCGACGGTGGCCGCGCTCGCGTCGAGCGATCGCGACGATCGCACTCGCGTCGATTGA
- a CDS encoding YhbY family RNA-binding protein, whose amino-acid sequence MNDDEMKRRAHDLDVTVWVGKSGIDSVVDELNDQLADRDLVKVKFLRAARAGGSTEEKAADLADRVNAGLVDTRGHTAVMYR is encoded by the coding sequence ATGAACGACGACGAGATGAAGCGGAGAGCCCACGATCTCGACGTGACCGTCTGGGTCGGCAAGAGCGGCATCGATTCGGTCGTCGACGAACTGAACGATCAGCTCGCCGATCGCGACCTCGTGAAGGTGAAGTTCCTTCGGGCGGCGCGAGCGGGCGGGTCGACCGAGGAGAAGGCGGCCGACCTCGCCGATCGTGTCAACGCCGGCCTCGTCGACACGCGAGGGCACACCGCGGTGATGTATCGGTGA